From Candidatus Pedobacter colombiensis, one genomic window encodes:
- a CDS encoding M28 family peptidase, with amino-acid sequence MKKCLIILCLIIPRVVLSQDIKLTRAILDTLTSKTMWGRGYTHNGLGKAADYISAQFKTYGLSPMGGKTFKQDFSFSVNTFPGNMELKINGKSLVAGKEFIVMPESMGSVASGKLEQKDSTVFISSTDRLVLVLKDKLTWSVSNKVADYTGIEVLKKATTIPETFDINIENRFIPEFKTANICGLVRGTMRPDSLIVLTAHYDHLGGMGNTTYFPGANDNASGVSFLMSMAKHYAANPAPYTMAFICFSAEEPGLIGSQYFTEHPLIELNKIRFLVNLDMVGTGETGITVVNATEYPKEFALLNQVNDAHHYLAKINSRGKAANSDHYFFSEKGVPAFFIYTTGGISAYHDVFDRPDSLPFTKYNDLFKLFVDFNNKLMQ; translated from the coding sequence ATGAAAAAGTGCCTCATCATCCTATGCCTCATCATCCCAAGAGTGGTTTTGTCGCAAGACATCAAACTTACCAGGGCAATTCTGGATACACTCACCTCCAAAACGATGTGGGGAAGAGGCTATACCCACAATGGGCTTGGGAAGGCTGCCGATTATATCAGCGCTCAATTTAAGACATACGGGCTTAGTCCGATGGGCGGAAAAACATTTAAGCAGGACTTCTCTTTCTCTGTAAATACCTTTCCGGGTAATATGGAACTCAAAATAAATGGCAAATCGCTTGTCGCCGGGAAGGAGTTTATTGTAATGCCCGAAAGCATGGGAAGCGTAGCAAGTGGCAAGCTGGAACAAAAAGACAGCACGGTATTTATTTCATCGACGGATAGGCTTGTGCTGGTTTTGAAAGATAAACTAACCTGGTCGGTAAGCAACAAAGTGGCCGACTATACGGGTATCGAAGTACTTAAAAAGGCCACAACCATACCGGAAACCTTTGATATAAATATCGAAAACCGCTTTATCCCGGAATTTAAAACGGCAAACATTTGTGGGCTGGTCAGAGGAACCATGCGGCCCGACTCCTTAATTGTACTGACGGCACACTATGATCATTTAGGCGGAATGGGGAATACAACTTATTTTCCCGGAGCAAATGACAATGCCAGTGGGGTTTCCTTTTTGATGAGTATGGCTAAACATTATGCGGCTAATCCAGCCCCCTACACCATGGCATTTATTTGCTTTTCGGCCGAAGAACCCGGTCTGATCGGCTCGCAATACTTTACGGAACATCCACTTATTGAACTGAATAAAATCCGCTTTTTAGTTAACCTCGATATGGTTGGAACCGGAGAAACGGGCATTACCGTAGTTAATGCAACTGAATACCCAAAAGAGTTTGCTCTGCTAAACCAGGTTAATGATGCCCATCATTACCTCGCAAAGATTAATTCCAGAGGTAAGGCGGCAAATAGCGACCACTACTTTTTTTCGGAAAAAGGGGTTCCTGCTTTCTTTATTTATACTACCGGAGGTATAAGTGCATACCATGATGTTTTTGATCGTCCTGATAGTCTTCCTTTCACTAAATACAACGATCTTTTTAAGCTGTTTGTCGATTTTAACAACAAACTCATGCAGTAA
- a CDS encoding metal-dependent hydrolase produces the protein MKYTYYGQSCFLLEADGKKFLFDPFITHNPLAKHIDIKSIEADYILVSHGHGDHVADLVEIANQTKAQVIAMVEVAGWIRKQGVQNVTDVNFGKAKFDFGTLRTVWATHSSSNPDGSYGGNPAGFVLELEGQTIYYAGDTALTMEMKILADLYHMNYAILPIGGHYTMDADDAVVAAKYLNCDEVIGVHYNTFQPIQIDTEAATAKFKRENKTLLLPEIGETIEL, from the coding sequence ATGAAGTATACTTATTATGGCCAATCCTGCTTTCTGCTTGAAGCTGATGGCAAAAAGTTTCTTTTTGATCCTTTTATTACGCACAACCCTCTGGCTAAACATATTGATATCAAAAGCATTGAAGCCGATTATATCCTGGTTAGCCACGGGCATGGGGACCATGTCGCCGATCTGGTAGAAATTGCAAATCAGACCAAAGCACAGGTAATTGCGATGGTTGAGGTTGCCGGCTGGATCAGAAAACAGGGTGTACAAAATGTAACTGATGTAAATTTTGGCAAAGCTAAATTTGACTTCGGAACATTGCGCACTGTCTGGGCAACGCATTCCAGCAGCAATCCGGATGGTAGTTATGGTGGTAATCCTGCCGGTTTTGTATTGGAACTGGAAGGGCAAACGATATACTATGCCGGAGATACTGCACTAACTATGGAGATGAAAATCCTTGCTGACTTATATCATATGAATTATGCCATTCTTCCTATTGGCGGTCATTATACCATGGATGCTGACGATGCAGTTGTAGCAGCAAAATACCTTAACTGCGATGAAGTAATTGGCGTACATTACAATACTTTCCAGCCAATTCAGATAGATACTGAAGCAGCAACGGCTAAATTTAAAAGAGAAAATAAGACGTTACTTTTACCGGAAATTGGTGAAACAATTGAGCTTTAA
- a CDS encoding YbaB/EbfC family nucleoid-associated protein, which produces MFDKLMAAQQKADEIKKRLDTISVYGEVEGGAIRITATANKAITSVEINDDFYKQADKEELEELLLTAINKALTQADQVSATEMQAATKDMLGGLGGMFGQ; this is translated from the coding sequence ATGTTCGATAAATTGATGGCGGCACAACAAAAAGCCGATGAAATAAAAAAACGTCTGGATACAATTTCTGTTTATGGTGAAGTTGAAGGCGGTGCAATACGTATTACTGCTACGGCAAATAAAGCGATTACCAGTGTAGAGATTAATGATGACTTTTACAAGCAAGCTGATAAAGAAGAGCTGGAAGAGCTACTGCTTACGGCCATAAACAAGGCCCTTACTCAGGCTGATCAGGTAAGCGCCACAGAAATGCAGGCTGCGACCAAAGATATGTTGGGTGGACTTGGTGGTATGTTTGGACAATAA
- a CDS encoding GNAT family N-acetyltransferase: MNINDFIVQVALPEHRVFAEEICEEMAESAKARGTGIAKRSPEYVAGKMADGKAVIAFHKDGSWAGFCYIETWTHGQFVANSGLIVSPKYRKAGLAHAIKEKIFELSRQKYPKAKIFGLTTGLAVMKINSDLGYEPVTYSELTQDEEFWKGCQSCVNFEILKMKERKNCMCTAMLYDPVAQKHDVAKKFAEELHKKPKLYERFMRIKQRLVLKSKPHNKKGLKSLFLLFSILFK; encoded by the coding sequence ATGAATATAAACGATTTTATAGTGCAGGTTGCACTTCCTGAACATCGTGTCTTTGCAGAAGAAATCTGTGAAGAGATGGCTGAATCGGCGAAAGCACGAGGTACAGGTATCGCTAAGCGCTCTCCGGAGTACGTGGCAGGGAAAATGGCGGATGGTAAAGCCGTTATTGCATTTCATAAAGATGGCTCATGGGCAGGGTTCTGCTACATAGAAACATGGACTCACGGGCAGTTCGTGGCCAACTCAGGACTTATCGTTAGTCCTAAATACCGTAAGGCAGGCTTAGCCCATGCCATTAAGGAAAAAATCTTTGAACTTTCCCGACAAAAGTATCCGAAGGCTAAGATATTTGGTTTAACAACAGGCCTTGCCGTAATGAAGATCAATTCTGATCTTGGCTACGAGCCGGTTACTTATTCCGAACTTACCCAGGATGAAGAATTTTGGAAAGGTTGCCAAAGTTGCGTTAACTTCGAAATATTAAAAATGAAGGAACGTAAAAACTGTATGTGTACCGCAATGCTGTACGATCCTGTAGCACAAAAGCACGACGTGGCAAAGAAATTTGCTGAAGAGCTGCACAAAAAGCCTAAGCTGTACGAGCGTTTTATGCGCATTAAGCAAAGGTTAGTGCTTAAATCAAAGCCCCATAATAAAAAGGGCCTGAAATCCCTGTTTCTATTGTTTAGTATTTTATTTAAATAG